A genomic window from Vicia villosa cultivar HV-30 ecotype Madison, WI unplaced genomic scaffold, Vvil1.0 scaffold8, whole genome shotgun sequence includes:
- the LOC131643222 gene encoding uncharacterized protein LOC131643222 gives MDIPTDTVKERTRHTRAYKIPDIDVSGLICLSSRLKGEVLRDFNHDYGNLLSILNTSFDPMALITLFQFYDPQLRCFTFQDYQLVPTLEEFSYILNIRITDDVPFFRVPEVVRFEKIAEALHMGIKEVERNWKSSGGVSGFYLCFLISRAEDAAKKEQWVDFSRLLAIMIYGIVLFPSRENFVSLAATCVFMNKNPVPTLVADAYFSIHSRSKKGGYVVGSCLPLLYQWFMLEQDLF, from the coding sequence ATGGACATTCCCACTGATACTGTCAAAGAACGTACGAGGCATACCAGAGCTTATAAGATTCCGGATATTGATGTTTCGGGGTTGATATGTTTGAGTTCTCGGTTGAAAGGGGAGGTTCTCCGTGACTTCAATCATGATTATGGCAATTTGCTCTCCATCCTCAATACATCTTTCGATCCAATGGCTTTGATCACCCtgtttcagttctatgatccacaGTTGAGGTGTTTTACATTTCAGGACTATCAATTGGTGCCAACACTCGAGGAGTTTTCTTACATACTCAACATCCGAATCACTGATGATGTACCTTTCTTTCGAGTTCCCGAGGTTGTGAGATTTGAAAAAATAGCTGAAGCTCTTCACATGGGTATAAAGGAGGTGGAAAGAAATTGGAAATCATCGGGCGGTGTTTCTGGTTTCTATCTTTGCTTTTTGATCAGTAGGGCTGAGGATGCGGCTAAGAAGGAGCAGTGGGTTGATTTTAGTCGTTTGCTTGCTATCATGATTTATGGTATTGTCTTATTCCCCTCAAGAGAGAACTTTGTGAGTTTGGCGGCGACTTGTGTCTTTATGAACAAAAACCCTGTGCCAACGTTGGTTGCAGATGCTTATTTTTCGATCCATTCGAGAAGTAAGAAGGGAGGATATGTTGTTGGTTCTTGTCTTCCATTGTTGTATCAGTGgttcatgttagaacaagatttgttctga